A window of the Comamonas sp. Y33R10-2 genome harbors these coding sequences:
- a CDS encoding ABC transporter ATP-binding protein has translation MSELNKTSTLLSVRDLSVSFAGKSVVQGVSFDMAAGEKLALVGESGSGKSVTALSLLRLVGDAQLSGQCLLDGRDLLRLSEREMQAVRGGDIAMIFQEPMTALNPLMTVGDQVAEVLQLKQALSKAQALKQAVELLATTGIPEPERRAQSYPHQLSGGQRQRAMIAMALASRPRLLLADEPTTALDVTLRGQILDLLADLQRQTGMAVLMITHDLNLVRRFADRVAVMEKGVLVEQGAVAAVMQNPQHAYTRKLLASKPVRDVNDGALPADALDVVQAKALQVSYATPLPGIRGWFKKGAFVAVKAADMALKSGRTLGVIGESGSGKSTLAQAVLGLLPYGGELQVAGKQWQQPAIRNSTANLALRRKIQVVFQDPFSSLSPRMTVEEIVGEGLQIHAPELSADQRRERVLKMLAEVGMTDAQFPGLLQRYPHEFSGGQRQRLAISRALIMQPEVLVLDEPTSALDVTIQQQVLAMLQRLQKERGLAYLLITHDVDVIRAMAHEVLVMKDGQIVEQGSVQQVLQAPQQAYTRQLVEAVGEDLQAVGK, from the coding sequence ATGAGCGAGCTCAATAAGACGAGCACATTGCTTTCAGTGCGCGACCTGAGCGTGTCTTTTGCGGGCAAGAGCGTGGTGCAGGGCGTGAGTTTTGACATGGCTGCCGGTGAAAAGCTGGCGCTGGTGGGTGAGTCGGGTTCGGGCAAATCCGTCACAGCTCTGTCTTTGCTGCGACTGGTGGGTGATGCTCAATTAAGCGGCCAGTGCTTGCTAGACGGGCGCGACCTGCTACGACTTTCAGAACGCGAGATGCAGGCTGTGCGCGGCGGCGATATCGCCATGATTTTTCAGGAGCCGATGACGGCGCTGAACCCGCTTATGACTGTGGGCGATCAGGTGGCCGAGGTGCTACAACTCAAGCAGGCGCTGAGCAAGGCGCAGGCACTTAAGCAGGCAGTGGAGTTGTTGGCCACGACGGGCATACCCGAGCCAGAGCGCCGAGCACAAAGCTATCCGCATCAGCTCAGTGGCGGGCAACGCCAGCGTGCCATGATCGCCATGGCGCTGGCCAGTCGCCCGCGCCTGCTGCTGGCCGATGAGCCCACCACGGCGCTGGATGTGACGCTGCGCGGCCAGATTCTGGATTTGCTGGCTGATTTACAGCGCCAGACCGGCATGGCCGTGCTGATGATTACGCATGACCTGAATCTGGTGCGCCGCTTTGCCGACCGTGTGGCGGTGATGGAAAAAGGCGTGCTGGTTGAGCAGGGCGCTGTGGCCGCTGTCATGCAAAACCCGCAGCATGCCTATACCCGCAAGCTGCTGGCCAGCAAGCCCGTGCGCGATGTGAATGATGGGGCTCTACCGGCCGATGCGCTGGATGTGGTGCAGGCCAAAGCGCTGCAAGTGAGCTATGCCACGCCGCTGCCGGGTATTCGGGGCTGGTTCAAAAAAGGGGCCTTCGTTGCGGTCAAGGCCGCGGATATGGCGCTCAAGAGCGGCCGCACGCTGGGTGTGATTGGCGAATCTGGCTCAGGCAAATCCACGCTGGCGCAGGCCGTGCTGGGGCTGCTGCCTTATGGGGGCGAGTTGCAGGTGGCGGGCAAGCAATGGCAGCAGCCGGCCATTCGCAACAGCACCGCTAACTTGGCACTGCGTCGCAAAATTCAGGTGGTTTTTCAAGACCCGTTCTCGTCGCTATCACCTCGCATGACGGTGGAAGAAATCGTGGGCGAAGGTCTGCAAATCCACGCCCCAGAGTTAAGCGCCGACCAGCGCCGTGAGCGTGTGCTGAAAATGCTGGCCGAGGTGGGCATGACCGATGCGCAGTTCCCCGGCTTGCTGCAGCGCTATCCGCATGAGTTTTCGGGCGGGCAGCGGCAGCGGTTGGCCATCTCGCGTGCGCTCATCATGCAGCCCGAGGTGCTGGTGCTTGATGAGCCCACCAGCGCGCTTGACGTGACTATTCAGCAGCAGGTGCTGGCGATGCTGCAGAGGCTGCAAAAAGAGCGCGGGCTGGCCTATCTGCTTATCACCCATGATGTGGATGTGATTCGCGCCATGGCCCATGAGGTGCTGGTGATGAAGGACGGCCAGATTGTGGAGCAGGGGTCTGTGCAGCAAGTTCTACAGGCACCACAGCAGGCCTATACACGCCAGCTGGTTGAGGCGGTTGGAGAAGACTTGCAAGCCGTTGGGAAGTAA